A window of Mobiluncus massiliensis genomic DNA:
AGGACTCTTGGACTAATGAGCGGTACTATCACCTGACTGTCGGGGCTTTACACGCTTTGGCGATGGGGCGCCACGAGCCGTCTTTGATTCTGGATTCTTACCTGCTGCGTCTCATGTCGTTGGCCGGCTGGGCGGCAAGCTGCTGGGATTGTGCGTCTTGCGGAGCCAGGGGGCCACACGTGTACTTTAATCCCAGCGGCGGCGGGGCGATGTGCGTAAACTGCAAGCCCACCGGGGCGCGACCGGTTGATTCTGAGACGATGCGACTGTTGGCGGCTTTGGCTGTCGGGGATTGGCAAACTGCCCAAGACAGCGAATGGATGGCTCGTGCCGATGCCCACGCCTTAGTGTCGGCTTTCGTGCAATGGCACGTGGAGCGCCGTCTAAAATCCTTGTCCTTGCTGGAACTCGCCTAGGTTATTACGTGGAAAAATCCTGGGTTCGTCGTATCACCCCGCCGCGGGAGAATCCTGAGTTGCCGGCGGGATTGGCGCGCGCGGCTGCTACGCACGTGGCAATCATCATGGATGGGAATGGACGCTGGGCGAACGCGCGGGGTTTGAATCGTACCGCCGGTCACGAGGCGGGGGAATACGCCCTGATGGACACCATTGCGGGAGCAGTCGAGGCCGGGGTGAAATTCTTGAGTGTGTATGCGTTCTCTACCGAAAACTGGAAACGCAGCCCGGCAGAGGTGAAGTTCCTGATGGGGTATTCACGCCGAGTGCTGCGGAGCCGACGCGATGAACTGAACGCCTGGGGAGTCCGCGTACGATGGAGTGGGCGGGAAGGCCGCTTGTGGAAATCTGTCCTCACCGAACTGCGGGCGGCAGAGGCATTGACCAGGGAAAACACCGGCACTCAGCTGATTATGTGCCTCAACTACGGGGGGCGAGCGGAACTCGCTGACGCGGCTCGGAAACTGGCCCAGCGAGTGGCGGCCGGAACACTAAAACCCGAGCGCATCACCCAGGCTGCTTTCGCTCGGGAACTGTATCTGCCGGATGTGCCGGATGTTGACCTGCTCATTCGCACTTCCGGGGAGCAGCGCACTTCCAACTTTTTGCCGTGGCAGGCGGCTTATGCGGAGCTCATTTTCGCCCCCGAGCCGTGGCCCGAGTACGGGCGGGCGGCTCTGTGGCGGGATTTATTGGCCTACCAGCATCG
This region includes:
- the uppS gene encoding polyprenyl diphosphate synthase, whose translation is MEKSWVRRITPPRENPELPAGLARAAATHVAIIMDGNGRWANARGLNRTAGHEAGEYALMDTIAGAVEAGVKFLSVYAFSTENWKRSPAEVKFLMGYSRRVLRSRRDELNAWGVRVRWSGREGRLWKSVLTELRAAEALTRENTGTQLIMCLNYGGRAELADAARKLAQRVAAGTLKPERITQAAFARELYLPDVPDVDLLIRTSGEQRTSNFLPWQAAYAELIFAPEPWPEYGRAALWRDLLAYQHRDRRFGGAIDRPQ
- the recO gene encoding DNA repair protein RecO; amino-acid sequence: MRTFRDAAVILRTQDLGEADRIVTLLTENHGLLRCVGRGVRKTMSRLGARLEPFGAVDIQIRWGKSGLHHIEQVEILAPYGRSLANDYSRYTAANLMVETLERLTEDSWTNERYYHLTVGALHALAMGRHEPSLILDSYLLRLMSLAGWAASCWDCASCGARGPHVYFNPSGGGAMCVNCKPTGARPVDSETMRLLAALAVGDWQTAQDSEWMARADAHALVSAFVQWHVERRLKSLSLLELA